The following proteins are co-located in the Anas platyrhynchos isolate ZD024472 breed Pekin duck chromosome 1, IASCAAS_PekinDuck_T2T, whole genome shotgun sequence genome:
- the LOC101803693 gene encoding claudin-8 isoform X2 — protein MACCALQITGLIFGGVGMVGTLAATIMPQWRVSAHIESNIVVFETIWEGLWMNCVSQMGIRLQCKFYKSILALPPSLEAFRALMCIAVLLSIIAFLLAIVGVKYTRRTKENPQSISIFILVAGIAFLLTGILVLIPVSWTGGSIIHDFYNPKVPTPLKRELGAALYVGWASAALLIAAGAMYCSFWCWAGKSPKSRNENWHGNSSS, from the coding sequence ATGGCTTGCTGTGCATTACAAATCACTGGGCTAATATTCGGAGGTGTGGGCATGGTCGGGACTTTGGCAGCTACAATTATGCCACAATGGAGGGTTTCTGCCCACATTGAGAGTAACATCGTGGTGTTTGAGACTATCTGGGAAGGACTGTGGATGAACTGCGTCAGCCAGATGGGCATCAGGCTGCAGTGTAAGTTCTACAAATCTATCCTAGCTCTGCCCCCATCCTTAGAGGCGTTCAGAGCCCTCATGTGCATTGCGGTGCTCCTGTCAATCATTGCCTTTTTGTTGGCCATTGTCGGTGTGAAGTACACTCGCAGGACCAAGGAGAATCCCCAGAGCATCAGTATCTTCATCCTGGTAGCTGGAATTGCCTTTCTCCTGACGGGCATCCTCGTTCTGATCCCTGTGTCCTGGACTGGTGGCAGTATCATTCATGATTTCTATAATCCAAAAGTCCCTACACCACTGAAACGAGAACTGGGAGCTGCTCTCTATGTGGGCTGGGCGAGCGCTGCACTCCTCATCGCTGCGGGAGCAATGTACTGTAGCTTCTGGTGCTGGGCTGGT